The nucleotide window AGGCATTCGCTGAGCAGCCATGGGCCGATGACGCGTTTTCCGAGCCGTGAGGTTTCGCGACCAGTATAAGTGTAGTGCATCAAATTCATTTCGAGCATCGCCGCGATGCATTCCTGCTCGGATATCTCGATGCTGGATGGCGCTCCGTCGTGCAAACGGTTCAGATACATCGCTAGAGCGGCGAAACATGCATGGAGTCCACCCTGGTAGTCAGCCTGATCGCCGAACGCCCTTAGCGGCGGCAGATCCGGGTACTCCGACGCGCCGGGCGCAAGGAAAGCCATTCCCCCGGCGTTTTCAATGTTCAGTGCATAGCCCTTCCAATCTTTGCGGGGGCCACTGTCGCCGAAGGGTGATATGCCAACCGTGATAAGCGACGGAAACTTCTTTGATAGAGCGTCACTTTCCAGTCCTCGAAGCGGGCGATCACAGGGATGGAAATTATGTATCAGGATGTCAGCCCTCGAGAGCAGACAATCGAAGTCGGCCTTCATGCCTGGAGCCGTTAGATCAACACTGATGCCGCGCTTATTGGCATTGAGGTAAAGAAAGAGACCGCTCTTTTCGGGGTCCGGCTGTTCGCCAGGGGCAAACGGACCGCGCCAGCGAAGGATATCGCCTGACGGTTCTTCGACTTTGATTACCTCGGCGCCGAGGTCGGCCATCAGCTTGGAGGCGAACGCGGCGGAAATTCCTTCGCCGCATTCCACCACCCTTAGACCGTTCAGAATTCCGCGATTGCGAAAATCACCGGTGGAGAATGATTGGCTCATAGCTGCGATTTACCACGAAAATGGACAAACTAAGAGAATAAAATGGAGAGCTTTTCTAGGGAGCAAGCGCAGGAGTCGATGGAACGGTTGCGCCGATTTGTCGAGAGGCTCGACGTTGCGATTTTGAGCGGAAATTCGTAGCTTGCCGGGGTGCCATTTCGGTTGCGGACTTCTACGGCCTCTCGACAATCGTGCAGATGTGGGATCTTCTGCTGGAAGCGTCTGGCGGACGTAAACCTCTTTTCGACTGGTTCTCCCCGTATCCGATGTGGCCTTCGTTCACAAAGCCTCTTTATCCGGAGGCCATGTCGTTGCGAAGCATCGCATCAGAGATGCGGTGACGGATCCGTTCGCCTCCTCAAAAGCGATTTAGGCGAGCGCAATCCGGTCGTCCGAACCTTTCGGGTGGCAGTCGACTCCAAGTTGATTGGGTCCTCCTTAAACCTTTGCCGCTTTCAAATGCGGATGGCTTAAAGGTAGCATTCGCGCGGAACGCTTGTGGAAATTGCGAAGACGGTGGTCAAGTATTGTGTGTCGGTGACTGGCATGGCTTTGGCCTCGCTGGTGCTGGTTTGCACCGCGGCTGCAGGTACCAGTGGGGAAGCCCCTTACCATGCGTTGATCCTCGGGGGTGGTGGGCCGGTGGGAGAGGCCTGGGAGTCGGGGGTGCTTGCGGGCTTGATGGAGAAAGGCGTCGAGCTCACGGCGATTGATCGCGTCATCGGTACTTCAGCGGGTGCGATCGTCGGCGCGCGTGTAGCTGGTCGAATGCCTCGTTCGGAGCTAACGAACGCAGCACTCATTCGATTCGAAGGTCCTTCGCCGCAGCCAACCGGGCCGCCGCTTCCTCCTCCGGACCTAACGTTTCTGGTCCGTAAGCTCGAACAACTGAACGAGGGGAAACTGTCTGAACAATCAGTAGGTGTCGATGTCGGAGAATGGGCGCTGAAGGTACGCCCTATTGTCAGCGAAGCGGCATTTGTCGCGAGTTTTGAGCGCCGGTTTCCACAAGCGTCCTGGCCGAGCGCCGCCTACGAATGCGTGAGCGTCGATGCGGTGGATGGCTCGCTACGGGTTTGGAACGAGTCTTCCAAGGTCCCGCCTGCGGTCGCGGTAGCATCCAGTTGTGCGCTACCAGGATTCTTCGCGCCAGTGGCCATCGACGGCCATCGCTACATGGATGGAGGCGTTCGCTCGGCGACAAATGCCGACCTCGCACGCGGATGCAAAACCGCAATCGTGTTGGCACCAACTGTCGGCCCTAGCGACGCACTGGCGAAGGTCTCGGTCAAGCGTCTCGATCAGGAACTTGAGGTTCTTCGCGCAAGCGGCTGCAGGGTCGCTCCGATCGTTCCGGATGCGGCCAGCCTGAGCGCTTTTGGGGGGACACTCGGAAATTCGGGCCGTGCAGGGTTGGCGCTGGAGGCCGGACGAAACCAGGGACTAGACAACGCGGGAAAGATCGCGGGCATTCTAAGCCACTAACCGGTTGTGCAGCGCGATCTCCAAAATTACCGTTGTAGAACGATACCGGCGCGAATTCCGACCAACTAAGGGGTGATTATCTAGGCAGTCTGCCTATAATTTGCGGTCACCTCTGGCGGGTGGGAACCCATCCCCTTAGCGGGGGGTTAGCATGAAATTGGAAGGGACTATTGATAAACGCGCCGCGTCGAGCCGGCACGTGCCCGGCCGCTGCCTTTGCGGCGCGGTGGAACTAGAGATCGACTTTCCCGCTTTTTGGGCCTGGCACGATCACTCCGCGGCGAGCCGTCGCGCACACGGCGCGGCGTATGCGACCTATATCGGTTGTTGGCGCAAGCACGCCCGCGTGGTGAAGGGCCTAAGAAGCATCTCTCGCTTCGAGGATCCGGAGACGGAGTCGATCCGAAACTTCTGCTCCCGGTGCGGTGCGCCACTGCTTTACGAGCTCAAGCGCTCACCGCATATGGTCAATATCCCACGGGCACTCTTCACCGGCCGTACAGGCCGTGAGCCTCGCTATCACGTGGCCATCG belongs to Candidatus Binataceae bacterium and includes:
- a CDS encoding GFA family protein, encoding MKLEGTIDKRAASSRHVPGRCLCGAVELEIDFPAFWAWHDHSAASRRAHGAAYATYIGCWRKHARVVKGLRSISRFEDPETESIRNFCSRCGAPLLYELKRSPHMVNIPRALFTGRTGREPRYHVAIEELQDWTYTGHRLVPLKGYPGVVWERPKSRRRRRDVYDVEFLDRRVPSVRVRIDR
- a CDS encoding patatin-like phospholipase family protein; amino-acid sequence: MEIAKTVVKYCVSVTGMALASLVLVCTAAAGTSGEAPYHALILGGGGPVGEAWESGVLAGLMEKGVELTAIDRVIGTSAGAIVGARVAGRMPRSELTNAALIRFEGPSPQPTGPPLPPPDLTFLVRKLEQLNEGKLSEQSVGVDVGEWALKVRPIVSEAAFVASFERRFPQASWPSAAYECVSVDAVDGSLRVWNESSKVPPAVAVASSCALPGFFAPVAIDGHRYMDGGVRSATNADLARGCKTAIVLAPTVGPSDALAKVSVKRLDQELEVLRASGCRVAPIVPDAASLSAFGGTLGNSGRAGLALEAGRNQGLDNAGKIAGILSH